Proteins found in one Erythrobacter sp. KY5 genomic segment:
- a CDS encoding deoxyribodipyrimidine photo-lyase, translating into MSKPQILWLRRDLRMADNPALYHAAKAGPVVCVYVLDDNAPEHHKMGGASRWWLHHSLESLAKSLGARNARLILRRGDAVEELTAVANAVGAETIHANTHYEPWWRKAQKKLKDEIDLQLYDGVYLFPAGHVTTGSGDPYKIYTPFYKALRQELPPRDVLPEPETLSSPDDWPASDDLSDWNLLPTKPDWSGGIADFWDVGEDAAHERLSEWEDHVSDYEDKRNFPSVDKTSRLSPHLHHGEISPVQVWHALKHKRSDGWNSFESELIWRDYAANVICEYPSYASDNYREDYDKLTWRDPDNDEKAAKDLEKWQQGKTGYPIVDAGMRQLWQTGWMHNRVRMITASFLIKHLLIDWRKGEQWFWDCLVDADYSSNAVNWQWNAGTGVDSNMFSRIMAPLTQSEKFDSAGYIREYVPELADLDEPYIHDPEEHDCLPKAYLPKMIAHKEGRERALSAYKDMKNG; encoded by the coding sequence ATGAGCAAACCACAGATCCTGTGGCTGAGGCGCGATTTGCGCATGGCCGACAATCCTGCCCTTTATCACGCCGCGAAAGCTGGCCCTGTCGTGTGTGTCTATGTCCTCGACGATAACGCGCCCGAACATCACAAGATGGGCGGCGCATCGCGCTGGTGGCTTCACCATTCGCTTGAAAGTCTGGCAAAGAGCCTGGGAGCCCGCAACGCAAGGCTGATCCTGCGACGCGGGGATGCCGTCGAAGAGCTGACAGCGGTTGCGAATGCCGTGGGGGCGGAGACGATCCACGCGAACACGCATTACGAGCCGTGGTGGCGAAAGGCGCAAAAGAAGCTCAAGGACGAGATCGACCTTCAGCTCTACGACGGCGTCTACCTTTTTCCCGCAGGTCACGTGACCACCGGGTCAGGCGATCCGTACAAGATCTACACGCCCTTCTACAAAGCGCTCCGTCAGGAACTGCCCCCGCGCGATGTGCTGCCGGAGCCGGAGACGCTTTCCTCTCCCGACGATTGGCCTGCGAGCGACGACCTTTCCGATTGGAACCTGCTTCCGACCAAGCCAGACTGGTCGGGCGGCATCGCTGACTTCTGGGATGTGGGAGAAGATGCCGCACACGAACGTCTGTCGGAGTGGGAAGACCACGTGTCCGATTACGAAGACAAGCGCAATTTCCCCAGCGTCGACAAAACATCGCGCCTTTCGCCGCACCTGCATCACGGCGAGATTTCACCGGTGCAGGTCTGGCACGCGCTCAAGCACAAACGTTCCGATGGCTGGAACAGCTTCGAAAGCGAGCTCATCTGGCGCGACTATGCGGCGAATGTAATCTGCGAATACCCCTCCTATGCGAGCGACAATTATCGCGAGGATTACGACAAGCTCACATGGCGCGACCCGGACAACGACGAGAAGGCCGCCAAAGACCTCGAGAAATGGCAACAGGGCAAGACCGGCTATCCGATCGTCGATGCCGGAATGCGACAGCTTTGGCAGACCGGCTGGATGCACAACCGTGTGCGCATGATCACGGCGAGTTTTCTCATCAAGCACCTGCTGATCGACTGGCGCAAGGGAGAGCAGTGGTTCTGGGATTGCCTGGTCGATGCGGATTATTCTTCGAACGCGGTCAACTGGCAGTGGAACGCTGGCACAGGCGTCGATTCCAACATGTTCAGCCGCATCATGGCGCCGCTCACCCAGAGCGAAAAGTTCGACAGCGCCGGCTATATTCGCGAATACGTGCCCGAGCTTGCCGATCTCGATGAACCCTACATCCATGATCCCGAAGAGCATGACTGCCTGCCCAAGGCCTATCTACCCAAGATGATCGCGCACAAGGAAGGCCGGGAGCGAGCGCTTTCGGCGTATAAAGACATGAAGAACGGGTGA
- a CDS encoding metal-dependent hydrolase, whose translation MDNLTHSLVGAVMAQTGLKRKTGLAMPALVIGANLPDVDAACFFWLEGTEHLGFRRGITHGPPALVLLPLILAGLLWAFDRWQAGRGKRPEGRVPVHFGWLYALSFLGCLSHPALDWLNVYGVRLLEPFSSQWFYGDTLFIIDLWLWALLSVTIWWSIRRERGGGNWTRPARIGSVLALLYIALNGAITWFDYNAGGKYRAPYPVQYISSPVPFYFWEREHIARLESGRWISSSWDGVAFGHGYSHSVSQQCVFPDLTEERKTNSQLDAFLFWSRAPFGESNRDGSLILRDARFYDPRARDRFALTLPDMKCMELVPD comes from the coding sequence ATGGATAATCTCACGCACAGTCTCGTCGGCGCGGTGATGGCGCAGACCGGGCTCAAGAGAAAAACCGGTCTCGCGATGCCCGCCTTGGTGATCGGAGCAAACCTTCCCGATGTTGATGCCGCGTGCTTCTTTTGGCTGGAGGGGACCGAGCATCTCGGCTTTCGGCGCGGGATCACACACGGGCCGCCTGCGCTCGTGCTTTTGCCTCTGATCCTTGCAGGATTGCTCTGGGCGTTTGATCGCTGGCAAGCCGGGCGCGGCAAGCGGCCTGAGGGGCGCGTGCCGGTTCATTTTGGCTGGCTTTATGCCTTGAGCTTTCTGGGCTGCCTGTCGCATCCTGCGCTAGACTGGCTCAACGTGTACGGCGTCCGCCTGCTTGAGCCGTTCTCGTCGCAGTGGTTCTATGGCGACACGCTGTTCATCATCGATCTTTGGCTATGGGCGCTTTTGTCGGTGACAATCTGGTGGTCGATCCGCCGTGAAAGGGGCGGCGGCAACTGGACCCGCCCTGCAAGGATCGGAAGCGTTCTCGCATTGCTCTATATCGCGCTGAACGGTGCGATCACCTGGTTCGACTACAACGCCGGAGGGAAGTATCGCGCGCCCTATCCGGTGCAATATATCTCGTCCCCCGTGCCATTCTACTTCTGGGAGCGGGAGCATATCGCTCGGCTGGAAAGCGGACGCTGGATTTCGAGCAGCTGGGACGGGGTCGCGTTCGGTCACGGGTACAGCCACTCTGTGAGCCAGCAATGCGTGTTTCCCGACCTTACCGAAGAGCGAAAGACCAATTCGCAGCTTGATGCTTTCCTGTTCTGGTCACGCGCGCCCTTTGGCGAGAGCAATCGCGACGGCTCGCTTATTCTGCGTGACGCACGCTTTTACGATCCGCGTGCGCGGGACAGGTTCGCGCTGACCCTGCCGGATATGAAATGCATGGAACTCGTGCCCGACTGA
- a CDS encoding cyclopropane-fatty-acyl-phospholipid synthase family protein produces MTAQGVRGEQLLSSGERFAAQPGFFSRLIAPGFGKILDRIDAGLAAGSLRAHLPDGNTRLLGGHSPGFEAQITLKDWRALVRLATGGVIGFYQAYEADEWETPDLTTLFALFSANVRTLGDTARSSGAFKWAGRMAHWLNRNNRAGSQRNIAAHYDLGNDFYREWLDPTMTYSSALALGDDALEDAQRRKHEALCARLGNPETVLEIGCGWGSLAQHLANKGADVTAISLSDEQLAFARANTSPNICYLKQDYRDVSGTFDAIASVEMVEALGREYWPTFMDCIARSLKPGGRAGVQYISMADDLFEAYAGTVDFIQAYVFPGGLLIKSSEFRQLAQERGLEWRDQTDFGLDYADTLKIWREQFDKAHCEGRLPVGFDDRFVRLWRFYLSYCEGGFRSGNIDVHQVTLVKA; encoded by the coding sequence ATGACGGCGCAAGGGGTCAGAGGAGAGCAATTGCTTAGTTCGGGAGAGCGTTTTGCCGCTCAACCCGGGTTCTTCTCACGTCTGATCGCGCCGGGTTTCGGCAAGATCCTCGACCGGATTGACGCGGGCCTCGCGGCGGGTTCGCTGCGCGCGCATTTGCCGGATGGAAACACCCGCTTGCTTGGCGGGCATTCGCCCGGTTTCGAAGCGCAAATCACCCTCAAGGACTGGCGGGCGCTTGTACGACTTGCAACCGGAGGGGTGATCGGTTTCTACCAGGCTTATGAAGCGGACGAATGGGAAACGCCCGATCTCACGACCTTGTTCGCCCTGTTTTCAGCCAATGTGAGAACCTTGGGCGATACCGCTCGAAGCTCCGGCGCATTCAAGTGGGCAGGTCGGATGGCGCACTGGCTCAACCGAAACAATCGCGCTGGCTCTCAGCGCAACATCGCTGCGCATTACGATCTGGGCAATGACTTCTATCGCGAGTGGCTCGATCCCACGATGACCTATTCGAGTGCGCTCGCTCTTGGCGACGATGCGCTTGAGGATGCGCAAAGGCGCAAGCACGAGGCGCTTTGCGCGAGGCTCGGCAATCCTGAGACCGTGCTTGAGATCGGGTGCGGCTGGGGTTCGCTCGCACAGCATCTCGCGAATAAAGGCGCCGATGTCACCGCGATCAGTCTTTCCGACGAGCAGCTTGCTTTTGCCAGAGCCAACACGTCGCCCAATATTTGCTATCTCAAGCAGGACTATCGTGACGTAAGCGGCACATTCGACGCGATCGCAAGCGTTGAAATGGTCGAGGCACTGGGGCGCGAATACTGGCCTACCTTCATGGATTGCATTGCACGCAGCCTCAAGCCGGGTGGCAGGGCAGGGGTGCAGTATATCTCGATGGCCGATGACCTGTTCGAGGCTTATGCCGGGACGGTCGATTTCATTCAGGCTTATGTGTTTCCCGGCGGATTACTCATCAAGTCGAGCGAATTTCGCCAGCTTGCACAGGAGCGCGGGCTCGAATGGCGGGACCAAACCGATTTCGGGCTCGATTACGCAGACACGCTGAAGATCTGGCGCGAACAGTTTGACAAAGCGCATTGCGAAGGGCGGCTACCCGTGGGCTTCGATGACCGTTTTGTCAGGCTTTGGAGGTTTTACCTCAGCTATTGCGAAGGCGGCTTTCGCTCGGGCAATATCGACGTTCACCAGGTGACGCTGGTCAAGGCATAA
- a CDS encoding RNA pyrophosphohydrolase, giving the protein MNDLPYRPCAGFMLANEYGDVFVGERIDPSAHGFWQMPQGGIDKGEDPETAALRELEEETGVGGALVSIIAPASRQFRYDLPPELLGKVWKGKYRGQIQHWYLGRFLGSDADINLEAHNPPEFHAFRWVSPRELPDLIVPFKRAVYEELVAEFAPLI; this is encoded by the coding sequence TTGAACGATCTTCCCTACCGTCCCTGCGCTGGGTTCATGCTCGCGAACGAATACGGTGACGTGTTCGTTGGCGAACGCATCGATCCAAGCGCGCACGGTTTCTGGCAAATGCCGCAAGGCGGGATCGACAAGGGCGAAGACCCTGAAACTGCGGCCCTGCGCGAACTTGAAGAGGAAACCGGGGTCGGAGGCGCACTGGTCTCGATCATCGCGCCTGCATCAAGGCAGTTCCGCTACGACCTGCCGCCCGAGCTTCTGGGCAAGGTCTGGAAGGGGAAGTATCGCGGTCAGATCCAGCACTGGTATCTTGGCCGTTTCCTGGGCAGCGATGCGGATATCAACCTCGAAGCGCACAATCCACCCGAATTCCATGCATTCCGCTGGGTGAGCCCACGCGAATTGCCCGACCTGATCGTCCCGTTCAAGCGCGCAGTCTATGAAGAGCTGGTCGCGGAGTTTGCGCCGCTGATCTGA
- a CDS encoding tetratricopeptide repeat protein: MRFAPAAAALSLVFATVASVSSAGELEADPRAQVLIAQGEAALESGDTQGAIDAFEAALAVDPDYTPILLSLAEAARQDGLQGKAIRYYREALARNPDYFAALSGEGEALVEKGAVDKAQRNLARLESMCGQSCPETQALQARIAAGPPARFAVETAEDGSAAN; encoded by the coding sequence ATGCGTTTCGCGCCCGCTGCCGCTGCCCTCTCTCTGGTCTTTGCGACCGTTGCGAGCGTGTCGAGCGCTGGCGAGCTGGAAGCCGATCCGCGCGCTCAGGTTCTGATCGCACAGGGTGAAGCGGCGCTGGAGTCGGGCGACACGCAGGGCGCGATCGATGCATTCGAAGCCGCGCTCGCTGTCGATCCGGATTACACGCCTATCCTTCTCAGCCTTGCCGAAGCGGCGCGTCAGGACGGACTGCAAGGCAAGGCAATCCGCTATTATCGCGAAGCGCTCGCCCGCAATCCCGATTATTTCGCAGCCCTTTCGGGCGAGGGGGAAGCGCTTGTAGAGAAAGGCGCGGTCGACAAGGCGCAGCGCAATCTTGCTCGTCTTGAAAGCATGTGCGGCCAGAGCTGTCCTGAAACACAGGCACTTCAGGCGCGCATCGCTGCCGGCCCGCCCGCGCGCTTCGCGGTGGAGACCGCAGAGGACGGATCCGCTGCCAACTGA
- a CDS encoding RsmB/NOP family class I SAM-dependent RNA methyltransferase, with protein MTPAARVQAAIELLDAIIEGAQGKGAPADRLISEYFKARRYAGAKDRRAVRELVYRAVRLCGPVPSDGRSAMLVLAHEDESLAPLFDGSTHGPRPIAAGETTATTGVAPAWLVDELSKSGIEGEEAQALLDRAPLDVRVNTLKADRETLELPEQGEPLLAPGGLRFPSGTQVEQWPEWRDGLVEIQDHGSQWVCEAVNAKPGDKIIDLCAGAGGKTLALAARHANAISLIAADTDKRRLGNLAPRAARAGAQIDHTVLLNPGREMEALEAWEGKADHVLIDAPCSGSGTWRRNPESRWRLDEAELVRLTKLQAHVLDIAAKLARPGGSVVFVTCSLLDEEGAGQVEAFMSRHPEWEAEGVDLPVGRKRGNGHRLTPYHDGTDGFFVANLRFAC; from the coding sequence GTGACCCCCGCAGCCCGCGTTCAGGCGGCCATCGAACTGCTCGATGCTATCATCGAAGGCGCGCAAGGGAAGGGCGCGCCCGCTGACCGGTTGATCTCCGAATATTTTAAAGCCCGGCGCTATGCGGGGGCCAAGGATCGGCGCGCCGTGCGCGAGCTTGTGTATCGCGCCGTCAGGCTGTGCGGCCCGGTGCCGTCAGACGGGCGCTCGGCCATGCTGGTTTTAGCTCATGAAGACGAAAGCCTTGCGCCTCTGTTTGACGGCTCAACCCATGGCCCGCGACCGATCGCTGCTGGCGAAACGACGGCTACTACGGGCGTCGCTCCTGCCTGGCTGGTCGATGAGCTTTCGAAGTCGGGTATTGAAGGTGAAGAAGCGCAGGCTCTGCTCGACCGAGCGCCGCTTGATGTTCGGGTGAACACGCTCAAGGCCGATCGGGAAACTCTTGAGTTGCCGGAACAGGGCGAACCGCTTTTGGCGCCCGGCGGCCTTCGCTTTCCCTCAGGCACGCAGGTCGAACAATGGCCCGAATGGCGCGACGGGCTGGTCGAGATACAGGATCACGGAAGCCAGTGGGTTTGCGAGGCGGTGAATGCCAAGCCCGGCGACAAGATAATTGATCTGTGTGCAGGTGCGGGTGGCAAGACCCTCGCACTGGCTGCTCGCCACGCAAATGCCATCAGCCTTATTGCCGCTGACACCGACAAACGCCGCCTCGGCAATCTTGCTCCAAGAGCAGCAAGAGCGGGCGCGCAGATCGATCATACGGTCCTGCTCAATCCGGGCCGCGAAATGGAAGCGCTGGAGGCATGGGAAGGCAAAGCCGATCACGTGCTCATCGATGCGCCCTGTTCAGGCAGCGGCACATGGCGGCGCAATCCTGAAAGCCGCTGGCGGCTGGACGAGGCGGAGCTTGTCCGCCTTACGAAGTTGCAGGCGCATGTTCTTGATATCGCCGCGAAGCTGGCTCGCCCCGGTGGAAGCGTAGTTTTTGTTACCTGTTCGCTGCTCGATGAAGAGGGCGCCGGGCAAGTCGAAGCATTTATGAGCCGCCATCCGGAATGGGAGGCTGAAGGCGTCGATCTGCCCGTCGGACGCAAACGCGGGAACGGGCATCGGCTCACTCCGTACCACGACGGTACGGACGGCTTTTTTGTCGCAAACTTACGTTTCGCATGCTAG
- the guaB gene encoding IMP dehydrogenase, with translation MDIPLGLTFDDVLLRPAESSVLPSMANTQTKLTREIGLNIPVLSSAMDTVTEADMAIVMAQLGGIGVLHRNLDVEEQCAAVRAVKRFESGMVVNPITISPDAVLGDAQAMMEANRISGIPVTDAEGRLCGILTNRDVRFAENPQQPVRELMTTENLATVPLGTSQEDARRLLHQRRIEKLLVVDDEFRCIGLITVKDIEKAVNYPSATKDTAGRLRVAAATTVGDAGFARTEALVDAEVDVVVIDTAHGHNKDVSKAVERVKNLSNSVQVIAGNVATAEATRALIDAGADAVKVGIGPGSICTTRVVAGVGVPQLTAIMGSAEEAAKSGVPVIADGGLRTSGDAAKALAAGASTVMVGSMLAGTAESPGEVFLYQGRSYKAYRGMGSVGAMARGSADRYFQQDVSAMKLVPEGIEGQVPFKGPAADVIHQLVGGIKAAMGYTGSATIEDLKSRAQFVRITNAGLSESHVHDVAITREAPNYPTR, from the coding sequence ATGGATATTCCCCTTGGTCTTACCTTCGACGACGTTCTTCTGCGACCTGCGGAGAGCAGTGTGTTGCCGAGCATGGCTAACACGCAGACCAAGCTGACGCGCGAGATTGGCCTCAACATCCCCGTACTTTCGAGCGCGATGGATACCGTGACCGAAGCCGACATGGCGATTGTCATGGCTCAACTGGGCGGGATCGGTGTTCTGCATCGCAACCTCGACGTTGAAGAGCAGTGCGCTGCCGTGCGCGCGGTCAAGCGCTTTGAAAGCGGCATGGTCGTCAATCCGATCACCATTTCGCCCGATGCGGTTCTGGGCGATGCTCAGGCCATGATGGAAGCCAACCGGATCAGCGGCATTCCCGTGACCGACGCCGAAGGAAGGCTCTGCGGCATCCTGACCAATCGCGACGTGCGTTTTGCGGAGAACCCGCAGCAGCCCGTGCGCGAACTGATGACTACCGAGAACCTGGCAACGGTCCCACTGGGCACGAGCCAGGAAGATGCGCGCCGCCTGCTGCATCAACGCCGGATCGAAAAACTGCTGGTGGTGGACGATGAATTTCGTTGCATCGGCCTAATCACGGTCAAGGATATCGAGAAGGCGGTGAACTACCCAAGCGCGACCAAGGACACCGCCGGTCGCCTGCGCGTTGCGGCGGCGACGACAGTGGGCGATGCAGGATTCGCGCGTACCGAGGCGCTGGTCGATGCTGAAGTCGATGTCGTCGTGATCGACACTGCGCACGGCCACAACAAGGACGTGTCGAAAGCGGTTGAGCGCGTGAAGAACCTTTCCAACTCGGTACAGGTCATTGCGGGCAACGTCGCGACTGCCGAGGCAACCCGTGCGCTGATTGATGCAGGCGCCGACGCCGTTAAAGTGGGCATCGGCCCCGGCTCGATCTGCACCACCCGCGTTGTCGCAGGCGTCGGCGTTCCGCAGCTCACCGCCATCATGGGCAGCGCTGAAGAAGCAGCCAAGTCGGGCGTGCCCGTCATCGCCGATGGCGGTCTGCGCACTTCGGGTGACGCCGCCAAGGCGCTGGCTGCTGGCGCGTCGACCGTTATGGTCGGTTCTATGCTGGCTGGCACGGCTGAGAGCCCAGGCGAGGTTTTTCTGTATCAGGGCCGTTCCTACAAGGCTTATCGCGGCATGGGCAGCGTTGGCGCAATGGCGCGCGGAAGTGCGGACCGTTATTTCCAGCAGGACGTATCCGCCATGAAGCTGGTGCCTGAAGGTATCGAGGGACAGGTGCCTTTCAAAGGCCCGGCGGCCGACGTGATCCACCAGCTTGTCGGCGGTATCAAGGCGGCAATGGGCTACACCGGCTCTGCCACGATCGAGGACCTCAAGTCCCGCGCCCAGTTCGTGCGCATCACCAACGCAGGTCTTTCGGAGAGCCATGTCCACGATGTCGCGATCACTCGCGAAGCACCGAACTATCCGACGCGATAA
- a CDS encoding glutathione S-transferase family protein, whose translation MLTLHHLEYSQSFRILWLLEALGAEYELKSYNRDPETNLAPAEYKALSPLGTAPVVTDGDLVLAESNAIIDYILDSYPDSDLRPGAGHKDRARHLFWYHAAGASFMNLQSVAMILGLLESRAPWPVSALLKSVFAQVHKLFLGPRFDALFDLMENDLAKQPFFGGDNLTAADITLVYSMFAARERGQLDGYPQVTQWFERIEELPSFRSARAKDNRDKITFSF comes from the coding sequence ATGCTCACACTTCATCATCTTGAATATTCGCAGAGCTTTCGCATCCTGTGGCTGCTTGAGGCTTTGGGCGCGGAGTATGAGCTGAAAAGCTACAACCGCGATCCGGAAACCAACCTTGCGCCTGCGGAGTACAAGGCGTTGTCGCCGCTCGGCACGGCTCCGGTAGTAACTGATGGTGACCTTGTGCTGGCGGAGAGCAATGCAATCATCGATTACATCCTCGACTCCTACCCCGACAGCGATCTTCGCCCCGGCGCAGGACATAAGGACCGGGCGCGCCATCTTTTCTGGTATCACGCAGCGGGTGCGTCCTTCATGAACCTGCAGAGCGTTGCGATGATCCTTGGACTGCTTGAAAGCCGCGCTCCGTGGCCGGTCAGCGCACTTCTCAAGTCGGTCTTTGCGCAGGTGCACAAGCTGTTTCTTGGCCCGCGCTTCGATGCGCTGTTTGACCTGATGGAAAACGACCTCGCCAAACAGCCGTTCTTCGGAGGCGACAATCTGACAGCCGCCGATATCACGCTGGTCTATTCGATGTTCGCCGCGCGTGAGCGCGGGCAGCTCGATGGCTACCCGCAGGTAACGCAATGGTTTGAGCGGATCGAGGAATTGCCCTCGTTCCGGTCCGCGCGCGCCAAGGACAATCGCGACAAGATCACCTTCAGTTTCTGA
- a CDS encoding M20/M25/M40 family metallo-hydrolase, whose product MMGRLSGRGRLFLICCVSLCIAGCARAPIASVPTAERELIAANLMRDIEVLASPEFGGRKPGTDGEVRTVEFLIDEMQAAGLVSGTNDPGSAWRAPVELVASIPDAGTIEFERNGRDIVPEQGQAAVLTSGRRGLIEDGEMVFVGSEADSIVAEDVTGKVVVMLGEPGVSPRRRATLFESSPAAIITVVDDTSSIEAVSRAYGRERIGLASEEQNQVSAFVTNQVMLGLLGEDRWQSLLGAAQDENFVPIPISATASLDARSQRREFTSYNVIGLLPGAVRGSGAVMLLGHWDHLGDCAPDTPEPICTGAVDNASGIAVMLELTRRLAASGPHDRDIYVLATSAEESGLLGAKAFIAQPSVALEDIVAAFNFDTVAIAPAGTALGFVGEGRTALDETIKQTAAEARRELGNKEFAEQFVRRQDGWAFLEAGVPAVFLSSAFASEIVLGPYLADRYHRPGDKVEGIELGGAIDDLLLHEELVRRVASLAGYQPAP is encoded by the coding sequence ATGATGGGGCGCTTATCGGGCCGGGGGCGGCTATTCCTGATTTGTTGTGTCAGCCTGTGCATAGCAGGCTGCGCTCGCGCGCCGATCGCCAGCGTACCCACTGCCGAGCGCGAACTGATTGCAGCCAATTTGATGCGCGATATCGAGGTGCTTGCGAGTCCCGAATTCGGCGGGCGTAAGCCGGGAACCGATGGCGAAGTGCGCACGGTCGAGTTCCTTATCGACGAAATGCAGGCTGCCGGGCTTGTCTCGGGCACGAACGATCCGGGCAGCGCGTGGCGCGCGCCGGTAGAATTGGTGGCAAGCATTCCCGATGCAGGAACAATCGAATTCGAGCGCAATGGCCGCGACATCGTCCCGGAACAGGGGCAGGCCGCCGTTCTCACTTCTGGCAGGCGCGGATTGATCGAGGACGGTGAAATGGTCTTCGTCGGGAGCGAGGCCGATAGCATTGTTGCAGAGGATGTTACCGGCAAGGTCGTGGTGATGCTGGGCGAACCCGGAGTAAGCCCGCGCCGGCGCGCCACTCTTTTCGAAAGCTCGCCCGCTGCGATCATCACCGTGGTCGACGACACCTCCTCCATCGAAGCTGTCAGCCGCGCCTATGGTCGCGAGCGGATCGGCCTTGCGAGCGAAGAGCAAAATCAGGTGAGCGCGTTTGTGACCAATCAAGTGATGCTCGGTTTGCTCGGCGAAGATCGTTGGCAATCCCTCCTCGGCGCGGCGCAGGATGAAAACTTCGTGCCCATTCCCATTTCGGCGACCGCCTCACTCGATGCGAGGAGCCAGCGGCGCGAATTCACCAGCTACAACGTGATCGGCCTGTTGCCCGGGGCGGTGCGTGGGTCGGGTGCGGTCATGTTGCTGGGCCACTGGGATCATCTGGGCGATTGCGCTCCCGATACGCCGGAGCCGATCTGCACCGGCGCGGTCGACAATGCGAGCGGGATCGCCGTGATGCTCGAACTGACCCGCAGGCTGGCTGCGAGCGGACCGCACGATCGGGATATCTATGTTCTCGCCACCAGCGCCGAAGAGTCGGGCTTGCTGGGCGCGAAAGCCTTCATCGCCCAGCCTTCGGTTGCGCTTGAGGACATCGTTGCCGCGTTCAATTTCGACACGGTTGCGATCGCTCCTGCTGGAACCGCGCTGGGTTTCGTCGGCGAAGGGCGAACCGCGCTGGATGAGACGATCAAGCAGACAGCAGCCGAAGCCCGCCGGGAGCTGGGAAACAAGGAATTTGCCGAGCAATTCGTGCGCCGGCAGGATGGTTGGGCCTTTCTCGAAGCAGGAGTGCCGGCGGTCTTCCTCTCCAGCGCCTTCGCTTCGGAAATCGTGCTGGGGCCTTATCTGGCCGATCGCTACCACCGGCCTGGCGACAAGGTCGAAGGTATCGAACTGGGCGGCGCTATAGACGACCTTTTGTTGCACGAAGAGCTTGTGCGCAGGGTAGCAAGTCTGGCTGGCTATCAGCCCGCACCGTGA
- a CDS encoding alpha/beta hydrolase, with protein MSDTAPFIRPDMKMFLDALAAMEGPALADMTLEEARASYVALHGMADRPARDLPVIRDLSCPGPAGDIPLRLYDARETREPGPVTTFYHGGGFVIGDLETHHALCTEIAALMDLPLVAVDYRRAPEAPFPAAIEDCEAATRWIASSPQDLGREVSGLVTIGDSAGGNATIVVGQLLADEPAAVPVILQVPIFPLASAVEGSASFEAFDDGFVLTRAAIEFFDAAYGADRADARGFPILGDHSKAPPTIVVTASLDPIRDSGRDYASALALAGADVTFIEIKGVTHSFTNLRQAVPSTQGDLERIAAHMKFLLENPS; from the coding sequence ATGTCCGATACCGCACCCTTTATCCGCCCCGACATGAAGATGTTTCTCGATGCGTTGGCAGCGATGGAAGGGCCGGCATTGGCGGATATGACGCTGGAAGAGGCGCGCGCATCCTATGTGGCGCTGCATGGCATGGCCGACCGACCGGCGCGCGATCTTCCGGTGATCCGCGACCTAAGCTGCCCCGGTCCCGCAGGCGACATTCCCCTGCGTCTCTACGATGCGAGAGAAACACGCGAGCCGGGTCCGGTCACCACCTTCTACCATGGCGGTGGCTTTGTGATTGGCGACCTTGAAACTCATCACGCGCTGTGCACCGAGATTGCCGCGCTGATGGATTTGCCGTTGGTCGCGGTCGATTACCGCCGTGCACCGGAGGCCCCCTTCCCTGCCGCTATCGAGGATTGCGAGGCGGCGACCCGGTGGATCGCTTCCTCCCCACAGGACCTGGGACGCGAAGTAAGCGGACTTGTCACGATCGGAGACAGCGCCGGGGGTAACGCGACAATCGTGGTCGGGCAATTGCTTGCCGACGAACCGGCGGCAGTGCCGGTCATTTTGCAGGTTCCGATCTTCCCACTCGCCAGTGCGGTAGAGGGGTCGGCGAGCTTCGAAGCGTTCGACGACGGCTTTGTCCTCACCCGCGCCGCAATCGAGTTTTTCGATGCGGCCTATGGCGCGGACCGAGCCGACGCGCGCGGTTTCCCGATCCTGGGTGACCATTCGAAGGCACCCCCTACGATTGTCGTAACCGCAAGCCTCGATCCTATCCGCGATTCGGGCCGGGACTACGCCTCGGCGCTCGCGCTGGCGGGTGCGGATGTGACCTTTATCGAGATCAAGGGCGTCACCCACTCCTTCACCAATCTGCGTCAGGCAGTGCCGAGCACGCAGGGCGATCTTGAGAGGATCGCTGCACACATGAAATTCCTGCTGGAGAATCCCTCTTGA